In Mycobacterium branderi, the DNA window CGTACGCGGTGCTGCGCAGCTGGGATCAGCCCGCGGTGACGGCGGCGCTGGCTGACTTGCGCGACGGCGGCCCGGTGGAACTCAGCTTCGACGGTGTGGGGTTGTTCCGGCGCGGGCGGACGTGGTTGGTGGCGGGGGTGAGCGCGGATTTCGTTGCGCGCCAAGCGCGGGTGGTCGAGGCCGTGACCGCGACCGGCGCGGAACTGCACAAGCACTACGTCCCGGGAATCTGGCTGCCGCACTGCTCGCTGGCGCCGCGCGCGATGCTGGCGCAGCTGCCGGAGGTGGTGGGCGCGGTGTTGGACGTGTTGCCGCTGCGGGCGCGGTTGGACCGCGCCGCACTGGTCAACAGCGCGACGGGTGAGGTCTGCCCGCTGCCGTGGCTACCGTGACCGGCGCCCGGCCAGGATGCCGGCGATCCAACGGGAATACTGCGTTTACGCTGCGGGCGGAGCGGTAGTGTCCGTCCATCGTGATCCGTCCCAATATCGTTGGATCTGCGCATTATTCGGGTCGGGGTACCAGCCTGCCGGAACAGATGGGGCCGGCGCGGGCTGCTGAAGTCCGTTATGTTCGGCAAGTTGCCGACGGCTGGCCATGTTCAGCGCGGTGGCGAACTGCCTCGCGGACGCGTCCGCGTTGCCACCGTACTTTGCGCTCACCGTCTTGGTGATTGCCGTATTCGGCCCTTCCACGATGAGGTGGACTTGGCGGTTGTCCTGGCTGTCGGTCGCTACGTTCCCGCTCCCGCCATATACCGATCCTCTTACGGTGGAGGTGACGCTGCCGCTGTTCTCGACCCGTGCCGTTAGCCCCGCGAGAGGATGGCGCGGCGCAT includes these proteins:
- a CDS encoding 2'-5' RNA ligase family protein, producing the protein MALAVCLLFDRRSERAIRGLWDRIEDRGVPSLRSHTHGCHVPHVSYAVLRSWDQPAVTAALADLRDGGPVELSFDGVGLFRRGRTWLVAGVSADFVARQARVVEAVTATGAELHKHYVPGIWLPHCSLAPRAMLAQLPEVVGAVLDVLPLRARLDRAALVNSATGEVCPLPWLP
- a CDS encoding DUF2510 domain-containing protein, encoding MLSLLFLMFVAVIVFVVVYRIRANKANARDGVIADWAGIRMTRTELIEGYKENAPRHPLAGLTARVENSGSVTSTVRGSVYGGSGNVATDSQDNRQVHLIVEGPNTAITKTVSAKYGGNADASARQFATALNMASRRQLAEHNGLQQPAPAPSVPAGWYPDPNNAQIQRYWDGSRWTDTTAPPAA